A window from Aeromonas rivipollensis encodes these proteins:
- a CDS encoding MATE family efflux transporter — MSAYFIRRQRAMTRRFWGYALPSIMAMLVSGAYYLVDGIFVGHYVGAAGLAGINLVYPVIMVLIGLAAMVAMGAATAISLQQGARNLALARQALVNAFWLLGLLGALAPLLLHHWHIDILLALGIAPDTETWQQASDYLGWIGGGTLLLASNLAVPYLLRNDGRPRLAMVLVSGGALLNILLNYIMVGRLGLGLVGTAQATLISEGVVSLLGLGYFFTSHARLRLDWRQLVPSLPAMPKLLFTGLPSLIAQFNLGLLLLLHNSQLMVHGSVKDLAGFTVAGYTEAVFIVILQGLAFGIQPLISQATGAGRQRDLRFLMAMGLKITLAYGMGVWLLIQLLPRQVAMLYTGDQDAELLAAAVSSLTLNLAAIPLEGIIMFGIVLLQSMARTRQALVISAAKTALLLPLIFLLPLWWGRDGVLLAQPATVLLLTPPLCWLLWREWRRLAQGKARHHQHSPALASRALATGERFASTDLG, encoded by the coding sequence ATGTCAGCCTATTTCATTCGCCGTCAGCGGGCCATGACCCGCCGTTTCTGGGGCTATGCCCTCCCCTCCATCATGGCCATGCTGGTCTCCGGCGCCTATTACCTGGTGGATGGCATCTTCGTCGGCCACTATGTGGGGGCCGCCGGTCTCGCCGGGATCAACCTGGTCTACCCGGTCATCATGGTGCTGATCGGCCTCGCCGCCATGGTCGCCATGGGGGCGGCGACCGCCATCTCCCTCCAGCAGGGGGCCAGAAACCTCGCCCTGGCCCGCCAGGCCCTGGTCAATGCATTCTGGCTGCTGGGGCTGCTGGGGGCCCTGGCTCCGCTGCTGTTGCACCACTGGCACATCGACATCCTGCTGGCCCTGGGCATAGCACCGGATACCGAGACCTGGCAACAGGCCAGCGACTACCTTGGCTGGATAGGAGGCGGCACCCTGCTGCTGGCCAGCAACCTGGCGGTGCCCTATCTGCTGCGCAACGACGGTCGCCCCCGCCTCGCCATGGTGCTGGTGAGCGGCGGCGCCCTGCTCAACATACTGCTCAACTACATCATGGTCGGCCGCCTGGGGCTGGGACTGGTGGGCACGGCCCAGGCCACCCTCATCTCGGAAGGGGTGGTCAGCCTGCTTGGCCTTGGCTATTTCTTCACCTCCCATGCCAGGCTGCGCCTTGACTGGCGCCAGCTGGTGCCCAGCTTACCGGCCATGCCCAAGCTGCTGTTCACCGGGCTGCCGAGCCTGATCGCCCAGTTCAACCTGGGGCTGCTGCTGCTGCTGCACAACAGCCAGCTGATGGTGCACGGCTCGGTCAAGGATCTGGCGGGCTTCACGGTGGCGGGTTACACAGAGGCGGTGTTCATCGTGATCCTGCAGGGGCTGGCCTTCGGCATCCAGCCGCTGATCAGCCAGGCCACCGGGGCCGGGCGCCAGCGGGATCTCAGATTCCTGATGGCCATGGGGCTCAAGATCACGCTGGCCTATGGCATGGGAGTCTGGCTGCTGATCCAGCTGCTGCCGCGCCAGGTCGCCATGCTCTACACCGGGGATCAGGATGCCGAGCTGCTGGCCGCCGCCGTCAGCAGCCTGACCCTCAACCTCGCCGCCATACCCCTGGAGGGGATCATCATGTTCGGCATAGTGCTGCTGCAATCCATGGCGCGCACCCGCCAGGCCCTGGTCATCTCGGCCGCCAAGACGGCGCTGCTGCTGCCCCTCATCTTCCTGCTGCCGCTCTGGTGGGGCCGCGACGGCGTGCTGCTGGCCCAGCCCGCGACCGTGCTGCTGCTGACACCGCCGCTCTGCTGGCTGTTGTGGCGGGAGTGGCGTCGCCTCGCGCAGGGCAAGGCCCGCCACCACCAGCACAGCCCCGCCCTGGCCAGCCGGGCGCTGGCGACGGGGGAGCGGTTCGCCTCGACCGATCTCGGCTGA
- a CDS encoding GH36-type glycosyl hydrolase domain-containing protein, with translation MNEWLAGWLGVHSAIGPWQSKEPIREELFGIERLELHASTLAEAQPVTATPISVPSLHLRLKANEAVLSRAYRSSAAELELGHDLTHAAEWFLDNYHLVEAQLYEIRSSLPGGYYRQLPKLAAGPFAGYPRVFGIAWAFIAHNDSHFDAEILSRFILAYQRVQPLTIGELWAVPITLRIVLIENLRRLVEQITLAQQIRADADALCTRLLVEGCAVSALNEDIASRASGPLSELFAAQLVKQLRDQDPNTTPALGWLEERLTRQGLSVEEVVQHAQQRQGASNVTIRNVITSMRLISGMDWSELVEGMSLVDHQLRAESPFAEMDFPTRNLYRQAIEELARYSDHDELAVTARVLAATRRPPEEEQDEIRRRAAEPGYHLIAEGRPALEAELGFRPPLRLRLHRFYARLGIRGYIGIITLLTLFLLALSHSLLVSAGEPWSPWMGLFFLFALLPAHAVAAALVNYLISAHLVPSPLPAMDLTHGIPPSLRTLVVMPTLLVSPSELLAQIEQLEVHHLSGVSGDISFALLSDGLDAQQERLPGDEALLAAARQAIARLNEKYGPGPSGDRFWLLHRHRRFNPGEGCWMGWERKRGKLYELNRLLRGAADTSFMATDGQPPAIPQGVRYVITLDADTRLPRDAASRLIGKMAHPLNHPHLDAGRQRVTHGYGILQPRVTPSLPLGQDGSYYQRLYSGPGGMDPYAATVSDLYQDLFGEGSFTGKGIYDVDAFTAALAGRVPDNSHLSHDLFEGIFARAGLASDIEVVEEFPSRYDVSAKRQHRWTRGDWQLLAWICRRSRGQDALPLIGRWKMFDNLCRSLLAPSTLLALLAGWQLPLGTATIASLLLFAALALPLFLPLLFTLIPRKRDILWRHYLGMVGQRLQRAFMQALLSLVFLVDQAWRMTDAIVRTLFRLFLSHRHLLEWTTSAQSSGSPRLAWTGFYRLMTAGVLLAMGVSGLSLLSAPSAWPLVLPISLLWLLAPLVAYWTSRPPDLTRQMSCTPAQAAELRLVARQTWRYFETLVTDLDNQLPPDNVQESPQEVIAHRTSPTNMGLYLLSAMAANDFGWAGRCATLKRLETTLAVMQRLPRFKGHFFNWYDTRSLLTLEPAYVSSVDSGNLAGHLLVIATGCERWQQQEGDGAICSGILDTCLLAEQALQAYAMKESGQVQALGASLKEIRGQLARPLSATHQLPVLARLTVQASNTAHQLDLQACQREGEELLFWLEALKRVVAEHLQDQAAAPEMRQRRLHALAAQARALAMGMDFGFLLNQERRLLSIGYSLSDNRLDGSCYDLLASEARLASLFAIAKGDVVTSHWFRLGRAATPLGTGAALISWSGSMFEYLMPALVMRAPVGSQLEQTSRLIVDAQIRYGHALGIPWGISESAYNARDMEFTYQYSNFGIPQLALKRGLAEDRVVAPYATGLAAMINPGAALANFQRLAAMGGRGRYGFYEALDFTPSRLPDSQQVAIVQSFMAHHQGMTIVALANALHGGQMRDRFHEDPMVQACDLLLQERIPQDMAIVRPHAAEIKASLTQSGFEVSSVRRLSSASLGAPVTHLLSNGRYCVMLTGAGAGYSRWRHIAITRWQEDATRDHWGSFLFLHDVQSGETWSPCAHPLGNSDPKGEVVFAEDRAQFVHHHDRLTTTLEVLVSGEADGEVRRISLSNRGRRLRHIELTSYAELVLTTPEADRAHPAFSKLFVVTEYLAELGALIATRRPRSPEEEEVWAAHFIIVEDHLAGTLQYESDRARFIGQGRTLATAHALQRHVPLSNTTGTVLDPIFALRQRVHVLPGSSTHVAFWTLVAPSRPALLDLIDQHHNRHAFQRAKTLAWTQAQVQLHHLNIQPSDGANFQRLAAPLLYGDTRFRAASATIARGLTRQSALWQQSISGDLPIMLLRIDDVEDLAQVYELLLAHEYLRMKRLAVDLVIMNEHVSTYVQDLQNGIDTAVRSSQSRPRFHAELAQGSVYTVRRDLMSGELCELLYAAARVVLIARRGTLQEQLARLKEPPQRPSLVAPAKGHGQAPIKPPHYRELAFFNGLGGFAREGREYVTLLSGEQTTPAPWINVIANPGFGFQASALGSGYTWAGNSKENQLTPWSNDPVTDPTGEAIYIRDEDSLALWSPTAQPIRDGGQYVARHGFGYSRFEHQAHGIHSELLQYVPVADAVKISRLTLHNLTGNARRLCITCYAEWVLGASRSASAPFITTRMDEQTGAMLARNPWNAAFPERVAFLDLGGSQTSWTGDRSEFLGYQGQLAAPAALQGGRPLSGRTGAGIDPCSALQTHVDLAPGQRLEILVLLGQGESDEQASALILRYRQDLDEVLAKVEAQWQGLLGAVQVKTPDLAMDIMLNGWLLYQTLACRLWARSAFYQAGGAYGFRDQLQDGMALGFAAPRDTRQHLLRAAARQFVEGDMQHWWLPHSGQGVRTRISDDRVWLALATATYVRSSANDAVLEEQIPFLEGPSLGPDQQDAFFLPQVSEEVASLYEHCARGLDQAMALTGSLGLPLMGSGDWNDGMNRVGSGGKGESVWLGWLLLRTISLFAPLARARHDSRAERWLAHAERVEAALEQHAWDGAWYRRATFDDGTWLGARESPECQIDAIAQSWAVLSGAADPARARMAMHSLEHHLVRYEESLSLLFSPPFDTLTQDPGYIRGYPPGLRENGGQYTHAAVWAVLAFARLGETDKACRQFALLNPINHALNGSAMARYKVEPYVMAADIYSVAPHQGRGGWTWYTGAAGWMYQAGLDGILGITREGQALLITPRLPSHWPGFSVAITLENCHYRIEVNAEPPSGQQGGSVRLDGVLLAPAPLPLRIPLQEGQHRLEITLAR, from the coding sequence ATGAATGAGTGGTTAGCCGGATGGCTTGGCGTGCATAGCGCCATCGGCCCCTGGCAGAGCAAGGAGCCCATTCGTGAAGAGCTGTTCGGCATAGAGCGGCTGGAGCTCCATGCCTCCACCCTGGCGGAGGCGCAGCCGGTGACGGCGACCCCCATCTCTGTCCCCTCCCTGCACCTGCGGCTCAAGGCCAACGAGGCCGTCCTCTCTCGCGCCTACCGGAGCAGCGCCGCCGAGCTCGAGCTGGGTCATGATCTGACCCACGCGGCCGAGTGGTTCCTCGACAACTATCACCTGGTCGAGGCCCAGCTCTACGAGATCCGCAGCAGCCTGCCCGGCGGTTACTACCGTCAGCTGCCCAAGCTCGCCGCCGGCCCCTTCGCCGGCTACCCCAGAGTCTTTGGCATCGCCTGGGCCTTCATCGCCCACAACGACAGCCACTTCGACGCCGAGATCCTGAGCCGCTTCATCCTCGCCTATCAGCGCGTGCAGCCCCTGACCATAGGGGAGCTGTGGGCCGTGCCCATCACCCTCAGGATCGTGCTCATTGAAAACCTGCGCCGCCTGGTGGAGCAGATCACCCTGGCCCAGCAGATCAGAGCCGATGCCGATGCCCTCTGCACCCGGCTGCTCGTGGAGGGCTGCGCCGTCTCGGCGCTCAACGAAGACATCGCCTCCCGGGCGAGCGGCCCGCTCTCGGAGCTGTTTGCCGCCCAACTAGTCAAGCAGCTGCGGGATCAGGATCCCAACACCACACCGGCCCTCGGCTGGCTGGAGGAGCGCCTCACCCGGCAAGGCCTGTCGGTGGAGGAGGTGGTGCAGCATGCCCAGCAGCGCCAGGGTGCCTCCAATGTCACCATTCGCAACGTCATCACCAGCATGCGGCTCATCTCCGGCATGGACTGGAGTGAGCTCGTCGAGGGGATGAGCCTGGTGGACCATCAACTGCGCGCAGAGAGCCCCTTTGCCGAGATGGACTTCCCTACCCGCAACCTCTACCGCCAGGCCATAGAAGAGTTGGCTCGCTACTCCGACCACGACGAGCTGGCGGTCACGGCCAGGGTCCTGGCCGCGACCCGGCGCCCCCCAGAGGAGGAGCAGGACGAGATCCGGCGAAGAGCAGCGGAGCCCGGCTATCACCTGATCGCAGAGGGGCGACCCGCCCTCGAGGCCGAGCTCGGATTTCGCCCTCCCCTGCGCCTTCGCCTGCACCGCTTTTACGCCAGGCTCGGCATCCGGGGTTACATCGGCATCATCACCTTGCTGACCCTCTTTCTGCTGGCCCTGAGCCACTCTCTGCTGGTCTCTGCGGGCGAGCCCTGGTCACCCTGGATGGGGCTCTTCTTCCTGTTTGCACTCCTGCCGGCCCATGCCGTGGCCGCCGCCCTGGTCAACTACCTCATCAGCGCGCACCTGGTTCCCAGCCCCCTCCCCGCCATGGATCTCACCCACGGCATCCCGCCCTCGTTGCGCACCCTGGTGGTCATGCCGACCCTGCTGGTGTCGCCATCCGAACTGCTGGCACAGATCGAGCAGCTGGAGGTGCATCATCTCTCCGGGGTCAGCGGCGATATCAGCTTTGCCCTGCTCAGCGACGGCTTGGATGCGCAGCAAGAGCGGCTGCCGGGGGATGAGGCCCTGCTGGCGGCGGCACGCCAGGCCATTGCCCGGCTCAACGAAAAATATGGCCCTGGCCCCTCGGGGGATCGCTTCTGGCTGCTCCATCGCCACCGCAGGTTCAACCCGGGCGAGGGGTGCTGGATGGGGTGGGAGCGCAAGCGGGGCAAGCTCTACGAGCTGAACCGCTTGCTGCGCGGCGCGGCGGATACCAGCTTCATGGCGACGGACGGCCAGCCCCCCGCCATCCCCCAGGGGGTGCGCTATGTCATCACCCTGGACGCGGATACCCGCCTGCCAAGGGATGCCGCCAGCCGGCTCATTGGCAAGATGGCCCACCCCCTCAATCACCCCCACCTCGACGCCGGGCGCCAGCGTGTCACCCATGGCTACGGCATACTGCAACCCCGGGTCACCCCCTCCTTGCCGCTGGGTCAGGACGGCTCCTACTATCAGCGGCTCTACTCGGGGCCCGGGGGCATGGATCCCTATGCCGCCACCGTCTCCGACCTCTATCAGGATCTGTTCGGGGAGGGATCCTTCACCGGCAAGGGCATCTATGACGTGGATGCCTTCACCGCCGCCCTGGCGGGGCGCGTGCCGGACAACAGCCACCTGAGCCATGACCTGTTCGAGGGGATCTTCGCCCGGGCGGGGCTCGCCTCGGATATCGAGGTCGTCGAGGAGTTTCCCTCCCGCTATGACGTCAGTGCCAAGCGCCAGCACCGCTGGACCCGAGGGGACTGGCAGCTGCTCGCCTGGATCTGCCGGCGCAGCCGCGGGCAGGATGCCCTGCCGCTCATCGGGCGCTGGAAGATGTTTGACAACCTCTGCCGCTCCCTGCTGGCGCCAAGCACCTTGCTGGCGCTGCTGGCCGGCTGGCAACTGCCGCTGGGCACAGCAACAATCGCCAGCCTCCTGCTGTTCGCAGCCCTGGCCCTGCCCCTCTTCCTGCCGCTGCTCTTCACCCTGATCCCCCGCAAGCGGGACATCCTGTGGCGCCACTACCTGGGGATGGTCGGCCAGCGGCTGCAGCGGGCCTTCATGCAGGCCCTGCTCAGCCTGGTGTTTCTGGTCGATCAGGCCTGGCGCATGACGGATGCCATAGTGCGCACCCTGTTTCGCCTCTTCCTCTCCCATCGCCACCTGCTGGAATGGACCACCTCGGCCCAGAGTTCGGGTTCACCGCGCCTGGCCTGGACCGGGTTTTATCGGCTGATGACGGCCGGGGTGCTGCTGGCCATGGGGGTCAGCGGCCTCAGCCTGCTGAGCGCCCCCTCCGCCTGGCCCCTGGTGCTGCCGATCAGCCTGCTCTGGCTGCTGGCCCCGCTGGTGGCCTACTGGACCAGCCGCCCCCCCGACCTCACCAGGCAGATGAGCTGTACTCCCGCCCAGGCCGCCGAGCTGCGCCTGGTTGCCCGCCAGACGTGGCGCTATTTCGAGACCCTGGTCACCGATCTGGACAACCAGCTGCCACCGGACAACGTGCAGGAGAGTCCGCAGGAGGTCATCGCCCATCGCACCTCCCCCACCAACATGGGGCTCTACCTGCTCTCCGCCATGGCGGCCAATGATTTTGGCTGGGCCGGGCGCTGCGCCACCCTCAAGCGGCTGGAAACCACCCTGGCCGTGATGCAGCGTCTGCCCCGCTTCAAGGGTCACTTCTTCAACTGGTACGACACCCGCAGTCTGCTCACCCTGGAGCCGGCCTACGTCTCTTCGGTGGACAGCGGCAACCTCGCCGGCCACCTGCTGGTGATCGCCACCGGCTGCGAGCGCTGGCAGCAACAGGAAGGGGACGGCGCCATTTGCAGCGGCATTCTGGATACCTGCCTGCTGGCGGAGCAGGCTCTGCAGGCCTACGCCATGAAGGAGAGCGGCCAGGTGCAGGCGCTCGGCGCCAGCCTCAAGGAGATCCGTGGCCAGCTCGCCCGCCCCCTGTCGGCAACCCACCAGTTACCGGTGCTCGCCCGGCTGACGGTGCAAGCCAGCAACACGGCGCACCAGCTCGATCTGCAGGCCTGTCAACGGGAGGGGGAGGAGCTCCTCTTCTGGCTGGAGGCCCTCAAGCGGGTGGTGGCCGAACATCTGCAGGATCAGGCTGCCGCCCCCGAGATGCGCCAGCGACGGCTGCACGCCCTGGCAGCCCAGGCCCGTGCCCTCGCCATGGGGATGGACTTCGGGTTTCTGCTCAATCAGGAGCGCCGCCTGCTCTCCATCGGCTACTCCCTCTCCGACAACCGGCTCGACGGCAGCTGTTACGATCTGCTCGCCTCGGAGGCGAGGCTGGCCAGCCTGTTTGCCATCGCCAAGGGGGATGTCGTCACCAGCCACTGGTTCAGGCTGGGACGGGCGGCCACCCCCCTGGGCACAGGGGCCGCCCTCATCTCCTGGTCCGGCTCCATGTTCGAGTACCTGATGCCCGCCCTGGTGATGCGGGCCCCGGTCGGCTCGCAGCTTGAGCAGACCAGCCGGCTGATCGTCGACGCCCAGATCCGCTACGGCCACGCCCTCGGCATCCCATGGGGCATCTCGGAGTCCGCCTACAACGCCAGGGACATGGAGTTCACCTACCAGTACTCCAATTTCGGCATCCCCCAGCTCGCCCTCAAGCGCGGGCTGGCCGAGGACAGGGTGGTCGCCCCCTACGCCACCGGGCTGGCCGCCATGATCAACCCGGGGGCGGCTCTGGCAAACTTCCAGCGGCTGGCGGCCATGGGAGGCCGCGGCCGTTACGGCTTCTACGAGGCCCTCGACTTTACCCCCTCACGCCTGCCCGACAGCCAGCAGGTTGCCATAGTGCAGAGCTTCATGGCCCACCACCAGGGGATGACCATAGTGGCCCTCGCCAACGCCCTTCACGGGGGGCAGATGCGCGACCGTTTCCATGAAGACCCCATGGTGCAGGCCTGCGATCTGCTGCTGCAGGAGCGGATCCCCCAGGACATGGCCATCGTTCGGCCCCACGCCGCCGAGATCAAGGCCTCCCTCACCCAGAGCGGCTTCGAGGTGAGTTCGGTGCGCCGCCTCTCCTCGGCCAGCCTGGGGGCCCCTGTCACCCACCTGCTCTCCAATGGCCGCTACTGCGTCATGCTGACCGGGGCCGGGGCCGGTTACAGCCGCTGGCGCCACATCGCCATCACCCGCTGGCAGGAGGACGCCACCCGCGACCACTGGGGCTCCTTCCTCTTCCTCCATGATGTCCAGAGCGGTGAGACCTGGTCCCCCTGCGCTCATCCCCTTGGCAACTCGGATCCGAAGGGAGAGGTGGTTTTCGCCGAGGATCGCGCCCAGTTCGTTCATCATCACGATCGCCTGACCACCACCCTGGAGGTGCTGGTCTCCGGTGAGGCGGACGGGGAAGTGAGGCGCATCTCCCTGAGCAACCGCGGTCGCCGCCTTCGTCATATCGAGCTCACCTCCTATGCCGAGCTGGTGCTGACCACACCGGAGGCGGATCGCGCCCACCCGGCCTTCAGCAAGCTCTTTGTGGTCACCGAATACCTGGCCGAGCTGGGGGCCCTGATCGCCACCCGGCGGCCCAGATCCCCCGAGGAGGAGGAGGTGTGGGCCGCCCATTTCATCATCGTCGAGGACCATCTGGCCGGGACCCTGCAATATGAATCCGATCGTGCCCGCTTCATCGGCCAGGGGCGCACCCTGGCCACCGCCCACGCCTTGCAGCGACATGTCCCCCTCTCCAACACCACGGGCACAGTGCTCGACCCCATCTTCGCCCTGCGCCAGCGGGTCCACGTACTGCCTGGCAGCAGTACCCATGTCGCCTTCTGGACCCTGGTGGCCCCCTCTCGGCCGGCGCTGCTCGATCTCATCGACCAGCACCACAACCGCCACGCCTTCCAGCGGGCCAAGACGCTGGCCTGGACCCAGGCCCAGGTGCAGTTGCACCATCTCAACATCCAGCCCTCCGACGGGGCCAATTTCCAGCGGCTGGCCGCCCCCCTGCTCTATGGGGATACCCGGTTCCGCGCCGCCTCGGCCACCATAGCCCGTGGCCTGACGCGGCAATCGGCCCTCTGGCAACAGTCCATCTCGGGAGATCTGCCCATCATGCTGCTGCGCATCGACGATGTGGAGGATCTGGCCCAGGTGTATGAGCTGCTGCTGGCCCACGAATACTTGCGGATGAAGCGGCTGGCCGTGGATCTGGTGATCATGAACGAGCACGTCTCCACCTATGTGCAGGATCTGCAAAACGGCATAGACACCGCAGTGCGCAGCAGCCAGTCCCGGCCGCGCTTCCATGCCGAGCTGGCCCAGGGCTCCGTCTACACGGTGCGTCGCGACCTGATGAGCGGCGAGCTGTGCGAGCTGCTGTACGCCGCGGCGCGGGTCGTGCTGATAGCACGCCGCGGCACCCTGCAAGAGCAGCTCGCCCGCCTCAAGGAGCCGCCACAGCGGCCCTCCCTGGTCGCCCCCGCCAAGGGCCATGGCCAGGCGCCCATCAAGCCCCCCCATTACCGCGAGCTGGCGTTTTTCAATGGCCTGGGGGGCTTTGCCAGGGAGGGGCGCGAATACGTCACCCTGCTCAGCGGCGAGCAGACCACGCCTGCCCCCTGGATCAATGTGATCGCCAATCCCGGCTTTGGCTTCCAGGCCTCCGCCCTCGGCAGTGGCTACACCTGGGCCGGCAACAGCAAGGAGAACCAGCTGACCCCCTGGTCCAATGACCCTGTGACGGACCCCACCGGCGAGGCCATCTACATTCGCGACGAGGACAGCCTGGCGCTCTGGAGCCCCACAGCCCAGCCCATCCGCGACGGGGGCCAGTATGTCGCCCGCCATGGCTTTGGTTACAGCCGCTTCGAGCACCAGGCCCACGGCATCCACAGCGAGCTGCTGCAATACGTGCCGGTGGCGGATGCCGTCAAGATCTCTCGCCTGACGCTGCACAACCTGACCGGCAACGCCCGCCGGCTCTGCATCACCTGCTATGCGGAGTGGGTGCTGGGGGCCTCCCGCTCTGCCAGCGCCCCCTTCATCACCACCAGGATGGACGAGCAGACCGGGGCCATGCTGGCCCGCAATCCCTGGAACGCCGCCTTCCCCGAGCGGGTGGCCTTCCTCGACCTCGGTGGCAGCCAGACCAGCTGGACCGGCGATCGCAGCGAGTTCTTGGGATACCAGGGCCAGCTCGCCGCCCCGGCGGCGCTGCAGGGCGGCCGGCCCCTGTCCGGCAGAACCGGGGCCGGCATAGACCCTTGCTCGGCGCTGCAGACTCACGTTGATCTGGCGCCGGGCCAGCGGCTGGAGATCCTGGTGCTGCTCGGTCAGGGGGAGTCGGACGAGCAGGCCTCTGCCCTCATACTGCGCTATCGCCAGGATCTCGATGAGGTACTGGCGAAGGTCGAAGCCCAATGGCAGGGGCTGCTTGGCGCCGTACAGGTCAAGACCCCCGATCTGGCCATGGACATCATGCTCAACGGCTGGCTGCTCTACCAGACCCTGGCCTGCCGGCTCTGGGCCCGCTCCGCCTTCTATCAGGCGGGAGGGGCCTATGGTTTTCGCGATCAGCTGCAAGACGGCATGGCCCTGGGGTTCGCCGCGCCCCGGGATACCCGGCAACACCTGCTGCGGGCGGCGGCTCGCCAGTTCGTGGAAGGGGACATGCAGCACTGGTGGTTGCCCCACTCCGGTCAAGGGGTGCGCACCCGGATCTCGGATGACAGGGTCTGGCTGGCACTCGCCACGGCCACCTATGTGCGCAGCAGCGCCAATGACGCTGTTCTCGAGGAGCAGATCCCCTTCCTGGAGGGCCCCTCCCTTGGACCGGATCAGCAGGATGCCTTCTTCCTGCCCCAGGTCAGCGAGGAGGTCGCCTCCCTCTATGAGCACTGTGCCCGCGGCCTGGATCAGGCCATGGCGCTCACCGGCAGCCTGGGGCTGCCGCTCATGGGGTCGGGGGACTGGAACGATGGCATGAACCGGGTCGGCAGTGGCGGCAAGGGAGAGAGTGTCTGGCTGGGCTGGTTGCTGCTGCGCACCATCAGCCTGTTCGCCCCCCTGGCCCGGGCCCGTCACGACAGCCGCGCCGAACGCTGGCTGGCTCACGCCGAGCGGGTCGAGGCAGCCCTGGAGCAGCATGCCTGGGATGGCGCCTGGTATCGCCGGGCCACCTTCGACGACGGTACCTGGCTGGGAGCGAGAGAGAGCCCGGAATGCCAGATAGACGCCATCGCCCAATCCTGGGCCGTCCTCTCCGGCGCCGCCGACCCGGCCCGGGCCAGGATGGCCATGCACTCCCTGGAGCACCATCTGGTGCGCTACGAGGAGAGCCTCTCCCTGCTGTTCAGCCCCCCATTCGACACCCTGACCCAGGACCCCGGCTACATTCGCGGCTATCCCCCGGGGCTTCGCGAGAACGGGGGGCAATATACCCATGCCGCCGTCTGGGCCGTCCTGGCCTTTGCCCGCCTGGGGGAGACGGACAAGGCCTGCCGGCAATTTGCCCTGCTCAACCCCATCAACCACGCCCTGAATGGCTCGGCCATGGCGCGCTACAAGGTGGAGCCCTATGTGATGGCGGCGGATATCTACTCGGTCGCCCCCCATCAGGGCCGGGGTGGCTGGACCTGGTACACGGGGGCGGCGGGCTGGATGTATCAGGCAGGGCTCGACGGCATACTGGGCATAACACGTGAGGGGCAGGCTCTGCTCATCACCCCCAGACTGCCCAGCCACTGGCCCGGGTTCAGCGTGGCTATCACCCTGGAGAACTGTCACTACAGGATAGAGGTGAATGCCGAGCCCCCATCAGGGCAGCAAGGGGGAAGCGTTCGACTCGATGGCGTGCTCCTGGCGCCCGCCCCCCTGCCACTGCGCATCCCTCTTCAGGAGGGGCAGCACAGGCTCGAGATCACGCTGGCGCGCTGA
- a CDS encoding Crp/Fnr family transcriptional regulator, protein MPEHHPRLNHLLAALPPEVYTRLLPHLEYIELPLGKVLYESGDALRHVYFPVDSIVSLLYVMKDGASAEISVVGNEGLIGVALFMGGESTTSRALVQSAGHAYRLKGQLLKSEFNLHGDMLHLVLRYTQALLTQMAQTAVCNRHHSIDQQLCRWLLLSLDRLSGDKLSMTQELIANMLGVRREGVTDAASKLQKLGVIEYRRGHITVLDRPKLEQLSCECYAVVKAETDRLLPYLPIVPKP, encoded by the coding sequence CGGCCCTGCCTCCCGAGGTCTACACGCGTCTGCTGCCGCACCTCGAATATATAGAATTACCCCTTGGCAAGGTGTTATATGAATCTGGCGATGCCCTGCGCCATGTCTATTTCCCCGTCGACAGCATCGTCTCCCTGCTCTATGTGATGAAAGACGGCGCTTCGGCGGAGATCTCCGTGGTGGGCAACGAGGGGCTGATCGGGGTGGCCCTGTTCATGGGGGGTGAGAGCACCACCAGCCGAGCCCTGGTGCAGAGTGCAGGCCACGCCTACCGCCTGAAAGGGCAGTTGCTGAAAAGCGAATTCAATCTGCACGGCGACATGCTGCACCTGGTGCTGCGCTACACCCAGGCGCTCTTGACCCAGATGGCGCAGACGGCGGTGTGCAATCGTCACCACTCCATCGATCAGCAACTCTGCCGCTGGCTGCTGCTCTCCCTCGACAGGCTCTCCGGTGACAAGCTCTCCATGACCCAGGAGCTGATCGCCAACATGCTGGGGGTCAGGCGGGAGGGGGTCACGGATGCGGCGAGCAAGCTGCAAAAGCTGGGGGTGATAGAGTACCGCCGTGGCCACATCACGGTGCTGGACAGGCCCAAGCTGGAGCAGCTCAGCTGCGAATGCTATGCGGTGGTCAAGGCCGAGACGGACCGGCTGTTGCCCTATCTGCCCATAGTCCCCAAACCCTGA